Proteins from a single region of Streptomyces spinoverrucosus:
- a CDS encoding saccharopine dehydrogenase family protein, with product MSKPTKADRPYDIVLFGATGFVGTLTAEYLAAHAPKDLRWAVAGRSELQLARLRERLREQSPQGAEIGVLRADVSEPASLRRLAGHARVVATTVGPYVTYGEELVAACADLGTDYVDLSGEPEFVDLVYVRHDARARETGARLVHACGFDSVPHDLGVYYTVQQLPEGVPLTVDGFVTADAAFSGGTFASALNQFARARQMAAAARERHRHEPRLVGRRATTPNGAPRFVPEVRSWALPLPTIDPQIVRRSAKALDRYGPDFRYRHYAAVRRLPVAVGGVAALGAVVAAAQLPPARRWLSGRLRPGEGPSAEKRAKSWFSVRFVGEGGGRKVFTEVAGGDPGYGETAKMFAEGALSLAFDDLPPTAGQVTTAVAMGDALLERLRAAGITFRVAASR from the coding sequence ATGAGCAAGCCGACGAAGGCGGACCGTCCGTACGACATCGTGCTCTTCGGAGCCACGGGGTTCGTCGGGACGCTCACGGCCGAGTACCTCGCCGCGCACGCCCCGAAGGACCTGCGCTGGGCCGTCGCCGGCCGGAGCGAACTTCAGCTGGCGCGGCTGCGCGAGCGACTGCGGGAGCAGTCGCCGCAGGGCGCGGAGATCGGAGTGCTGCGGGCCGACGTGAGCGAACCGGCCTCGCTGCGCCGACTCGCCGGGCACGCGCGCGTGGTGGCCACGACGGTGGGCCCCTATGTGACGTACGGCGAGGAACTCGTGGCCGCCTGCGCGGACCTGGGTACGGACTATGTCGACCTGTCGGGTGAGCCCGAGTTCGTCGACCTGGTGTACGTCCGTCATGACGCACGCGCGCGGGAGACCGGTGCGCGGCTGGTGCACGCCTGCGGGTTCGACTCGGTGCCGCACGACCTGGGCGTGTACTACACCGTCCAGCAGTTGCCGGAGGGCGTGCCGCTGACGGTGGACGGGTTCGTGACCGCCGACGCGGCCTTCTCGGGCGGGACCTTCGCCTCCGCGCTGAACCAGTTCGCGCGGGCCCGGCAGATGGCGGCCGCCGCGCGGGAACGGCACCGGCACGAGCCGCGGCTGGTGGGGCGGCGGGCGACGACGCCGAACGGGGCGCCGCGGTTCGTCCCCGAGGTGCGCTCCTGGGCGTTGCCGCTGCCGACCATCGACCCGCAGATCGTGCGCCGGTCGGCGAAGGCTCTGGATCGGTACGGTCCCGACTTCCGCTACCGGCACTACGCCGCCGTACGGCGGCTGCCGGTAGCGGTGGGCGGGGTCGCGGCGCTGGGCGCGGTCGTGGCGGCCGCCCAACTGCCGCCCGCCCGGCGCTGGTTGTCCGGCCGGCTCAGGCCCGGGGAGGGGCCGAGCGCCGAGAAGCGGGCGAAGAGCTGGTTCTCCGTGCGCTTCGTGGGTGAGGGCGGCGGCCGGAAGGTGTTCACCGAGGTCGCGGGCGGCGACCCCGGGTACGGCGAGACGGCGAAGATGTTCGCCGAGGGGGCGCTGTCGCTGGCCTTCGACGACCTCCCGCCGACCGCCGGGCAGGTCACCACGGCGGTGGCGATGGGCGACGCCCTGCTGGAACGGCTGCGCGCGGCGGGGATCACGTTCCGGGTGGCCGCGAGCCGGTAG
- the mmpA gene encoding morphogenic membrane protein MmpA has protein sequence MTTHRAPKPLAHPSRPVERAVTLALVLAVLAGLGWIAGMIYTLAQWSM, from the coding sequence ATGACGACGCACCGTGCCCCCAAGCCCCTCGCCCACCCCAGCCGCCCCGTCGAACGTGCCGTGACGCTGGCGCTGGTCCTGGCCGTACTGGCCGGTCTCGGCTGGATCGCCGGGATGATCTACACGCTGGCGCAGTGGTCGATGTAA
- a CDS encoding endonuclease V, with protein MTTTVRIPEGWPTTEEEARAVQDELRRRVVLDEPGPPPGTGHVTGVDVAYDDERDVVAAAAVVLDAATLDVVAEATAVGRISFPYVPGLLAFREIPTVLAALDALPRPPGLVVCDGYGLAHPRRFGLASHLGVLTGLPTIGVAKNPFTFTYADPAPARGSSSPLLAGDEVVGRALRTQQGIKPVYVSVGHRVGLDTACAHVLRLSPRYRLPESTRHADALCRRALREATVG; from the coding sequence ATGACGACGACCGTTCGCATCCCCGAAGGCTGGCCCACCACCGAGGAAGAGGCCCGCGCGGTCCAGGACGAGTTGCGCCGGAGGGTGGTGCTGGACGAGCCCGGGCCGCCGCCCGGCACGGGTCACGTCACCGGCGTCGACGTCGCCTACGACGACGAGCGGGACGTGGTGGCGGCCGCGGCCGTCGTGCTGGACGCGGCCACCCTCGACGTCGTCGCCGAGGCCACCGCCGTCGGACGGATCTCCTTCCCGTACGTGCCCGGCCTGCTCGCCTTCCGCGAGATCCCCACCGTCCTGGCCGCCCTCGACGCCCTGCCCCGCCCGCCGGGCCTGGTGGTCTGCGACGGCTACGGCCTCGCCCACCCGCGCCGCTTCGGGCTCGCCAGCCACCTCGGCGTCCTCACCGGCCTGCCCACGATCGGCGTCGCCAAGAACCCGTTCACCTTCACCTACGCCGACCCGGCACCCGCGCGCGGGTCGTCGTCCCCGCTGCTGGCGGGCGACGAGGTGGTCGGCCGCGCCCTGCGCACCCAGCAGGGCATCAAGCCGGTGTACGTGTCGGTCGGGCACCGCGTCGGCCTGGACACGGCGTGCGCCCATGTCCTGCGGCTCAGCCCGCGCTACCGCCTGCCGGAGTCGACCCGCCACGCCGACGCCCTGTGCCGCCGCGCCCTGCGGGAGGCCACCGTCGGCTGA
- a CDS encoding plasmid stabilization protein, which translates to MPSGSSPKQERQYEHIKKSAQERGESTGRAKEIAARTVNKERARSGESKTASRTSIQDMSSGKRGGQRSGKGSQGPTYDQLYEEAKRRNIHGRSDMNKQQLQQALGK; encoded by the coding sequence ATGCCAAGCGGTTCGAGCCCCAAACAGGAACGCCAGTATGAGCACATCAAGAAGAGTGCTCAGGAGCGGGGCGAGAGCACGGGTCGCGCCAAGGAGATCGCGGCGCGCACGGTGAACAAGGAACGCGCCCGGTCCGGCGAGTCCAAGACCGCGAGCCGTACGTCCATCCAGGACATGTCGTCCGGCAAGCGGGGCGGCCAGCGGTCCGGCAAGGGGTCCCAGGGGCCCACCTACGACCAGCTGTACGAGGAGGCCAAGCGGCGCAACATCCACGGCCGTTCGGACATGAACAAGCAGCAGCTGCAGCAGGCCCTCGGTAAGTGA
- a CDS encoding SsgA family sporulation/cell division regulator, with protein MSTVIEQTVEARLVAAAPRMPSIPATLSYALTDPFAIRMTFPAQATLEDEEVCWTFSRELLAAGLLGPEGQGDVRVRPYGYDRTVLEFHAAEGIAVVHVRSGELRRFLQATRMLVPEGLEHAYLDLDHDLAELMRDAC; from the coding sequence ATGTCCACCGTCATCGAGCAGACAGTCGAGGCGCGCCTCGTCGCCGCCGCGCCGCGGATGCCGAGCATCCCCGCGACGCTGAGCTACGCGCTGACCGACCCGTTCGCGATCCGTATGACGTTCCCGGCCCAGGCCACGCTGGAGGACGAGGAGGTCTGCTGGACCTTCTCCCGTGAACTGCTGGCGGCCGGTCTGCTCGGCCCCGAGGGCCAGGGCGACGTGCGCGTGCGGCCGTACGGCTACGACCGCACGGTGCTGGAGTTCCACGCCGCCGAGGGCATCGCAGTGGTGCACGTCCGCTCGGGCGAGCTGCGCCGGTTCCTGCAGGCGACGCGCATGCTGGTGCCCGAGGGCCTGGAGCACGCCTACCTCGACCTGGACCACGACCTGGCCGAGCTGATGCGGGACGCCTGCTGA
- a CDS encoding ABC-F family ATP-binding cassette domain-containing protein, translated as MHTSITCTSLSFAWADGTSVFDGLDASFGPGRTGLVGVNGSGKSTLLKLIAGDLTPADGAVRVAGEVGYLPQNVTLDTALRVDEALGIADRRAALHAIEAGDVAEEHFETVGDDWDVEERALATLGELGLGHVDLDRTIGEVSGGESVLLRLAALLLRRPDVLLLDEPTNNLDLYARRRLYTAVAAWPGVMVVVSHDRELLELVDQIADLRSGEITWYGGNFSAYEDALEVEQAAAERMARVAEADFRKQKRELADAQAKLARRKRYGQKMYEQKREPKIVMGARKRAAEVSAGKHRIMHEEKLAEARERLDEAVEAVRDDDEIRVDLPYTAVPPGRSVLTLRDLELAYGARVEGGFDLHGPERIALVGRNGAGKSTLLRTIAGELRPVAGEATAHVPLRFLPQRLDVLDGGLTVAENVARFAPGATNNRIRARLARFLFRGARADQQAGTLSGGERFRATLAALMLAEPAPQLLMLDEPTNNLDMASVRQLTTALESYEGALIVASHDMPFLESIGITRWLLLDGALKETTPEAVGHPA; from the coding sequence ATGCATACTTCGATCACCTGTACGTCCCTCTCCTTCGCCTGGGCCGACGGCACCTCCGTCTTCGACGGCCTCGACGCCTCCTTCGGCCCCGGCCGGACCGGGCTCGTCGGCGTCAACGGATCGGGGAAGTCGACCCTGCTGAAACTGATCGCCGGCGATCTCACCCCGGCGGACGGCGCCGTACGCGTCGCGGGCGAGGTGGGCTACCTCCCGCAGAACGTCACCCTGGACACCGCCCTGCGCGTCGACGAGGCCCTCGGCATCGCCGACCGGCGTGCCGCGCTGCACGCCATCGAGGCCGGTGACGTGGCCGAGGAGCACTTCGAGACCGTCGGCGACGACTGGGACGTCGAGGAGCGCGCCCTGGCCACCCTGGGCGAGCTCGGCCTCGGCCATGTCGACCTCGACCGCACCATCGGCGAGGTCTCCGGCGGGGAGTCCGTCCTGCTGCGGCTGGCCGCGCTGCTGCTGCGCCGGCCGGACGTCCTGCTGCTGGACGAGCCCACCAACAACCTCGACCTGTACGCGCGCAGGCGGCTGTACACGGCCGTCGCGGCCTGGCCCGGCGTCATGGTGGTGGTCAGCCACGACCGTGAGCTGCTCGAACTGGTCGACCAGATCGCCGATCTGCGCTCCGGCGAGATCACCTGGTACGGCGGCAACTTCTCGGCGTACGAGGACGCACTGGAGGTCGAGCAGGCCGCCGCCGAGCGGATGGCGCGGGTCGCCGAGGCCGACTTCCGCAAGCAGAAGCGCGAACTGGCCGACGCCCAGGCCAAGTTGGCCCGCCGCAAGCGGTACGGCCAGAAGATGTACGAGCAGAAGCGCGAGCCGAAGATCGTCATGGGGGCGCGCAAGCGCGCGGCGGAGGTCTCCGCGGGCAAGCACCGCATCATGCACGAGGAGAAGCTCGCCGAGGCACGGGAGCGCCTCGACGAGGCGGTGGAGGCGGTGCGGGACGACGACGAGATCCGCGTCGACCTGCCGTACACGGCCGTGCCGCCGGGCCGGAGCGTGCTCACCCTGCGGGACCTGGAGCTCGCGTACGGCGCCCGGGTCGAGGGCGGCTTCGATCTGCACGGTCCCGAGCGGATCGCGCTGGTCGGGCGCAACGGCGCGGGCAAGTCGACGCTGCTGCGCACCATCGCCGGGGAGCTGCGGCCGGTCGCGGGCGAGGCGACGGCCCATGTGCCGCTCCGCTTTCTGCCGCAGCGCCTCGACGTCCTCGACGGCGGGCTGACGGTCGCCGAGAACGTGGCCCGGTTCGCGCCGGGCGCCACCAACAACCGGATCCGGGCCAGGCTCGCCCGCTTCCTGTTCCGGGGTGCCCGGGCCGACCAGCAGGCGGGCACGCTGTCCGGCGGTGAACGCTTCCGGGCGACGCTGGCCGCGCTGATGCTGGCGGAACCGGCGCCGCAGCTGCTGATGCTGGACGAGCCGACGAACAACCTGGACATGGCGAGCGTGCGGCAGCTCACCACGGCCCTGGAGTCGTACGAAGGGGCGCTGATCGTGGCCAGCCACGACATGCCGTTCCTGGAGTCGATCGGAATCACGCGGTGGCTGCTGCTGGACGGAGCACTCAAGGAAACCACGCCAGAAGCTGTCGGACATCCCGCCTAG
- the ddaH gene encoding dimethylargininase, with product MPSKKALIRRPGPRLTEGLVTHIQREKADVELAVRQWEAYAEALRTHGWETVEVDPADDCPDAVFVEDTVVMYKNVALIARSGAESRREEAAGVEEVVARLGCSVNWIWEPGTLDGGDVLKIGDTIYVGRGGRTNAAGVQQLRAAFEPLGARVVAVPVSKVLHLKSAVTALPDGTVIGHIPLMDTPSLFGRFLHVPEASGSHVVLLGGDKLLMAASAPKTAELFSDLGYTPVVVDISEFEKLEGCVTCLSVRLRELYA from the coding sequence GTGCCCAGCAAGAAGGCCCTCATCCGTCGCCCCGGCCCGCGCCTCACCGAAGGCCTGGTGACGCACATCCAGCGGGAGAAGGCCGACGTCGAGCTCGCGGTCCGGCAGTGGGAGGCGTACGCGGAGGCGCTGCGCACGCACGGCTGGGAGACCGTCGAGGTCGATCCGGCCGACGACTGCCCGGACGCGGTGTTCGTCGAGGACACCGTGGTCATGTACAAGAACGTCGCCCTGATCGCGCGCTCCGGCGCCGAGTCCCGACGGGAGGAGGCCGCGGGCGTCGAGGAGGTCGTCGCCCGGCTGGGCTGCTCGGTGAACTGGATCTGGGAGCCCGGCACGCTGGACGGGGGTGACGTACTGAAGATCGGCGACACGATCTACGTCGGCCGCGGCGGCCGCACCAACGCCGCCGGCGTCCAGCAGCTGCGGGCCGCCTTCGAGCCGCTGGGGGCGCGCGTGGTCGCCGTGCCCGTCAGCAAGGTGCTGCACCTGAAGTCCGCGGTCACGGCGCTGCCCGACGGGACCGTGATCGGGCACATCCCGCTGATGGACACGCCGTCCCTCTTCGGGCGTTTCCTGCATGTGCCGGAGGCCTCCGGCTCGCACGTGGTGCTGCTCGGCGGCGACAAGCTGCTGATGGCGGCCAGCGCCCCGAAGACCGCCGAGCTGTTCTCGGACCTCGGCTACACGCCGGTCGTGGTCGACATCAGCGAGTTCGAGAAGCTCGAAGGGTGTGTGACATGCCTCTCGGTGCGGCTGCGGGAGCTGTATGCCTGA
- a CDS encoding acyl-ACP desaturase has translation MTITSPHLGSPSVWTDARLLYALEEVVEKELNRHLKVAKDWMPHEYVPWTDGRNFPGLFEDGEAWDKEQSKVTEIGRIALVVNLLTEDNLPSYHHEIASLFGREGAWGTWVHRWTAEEGRHGIVMRDYLLTSRAVDPDKLEQFRMSHMSEGFESDNRHSMLHSIAYVAFQELATRISHRNTGHQSGDPVCDRMLARIATDENLHMVFYRNLLKAAFELAPDLTMQAVRDVVVNFRMPGHGIPGFERAAAQMAIGEVYNLRIHHDDVLQPVLRFLKVLEIDGLGPEGVKAQEELGLFMNGLDTEARKFDEKLAARKARMAARRAV, from the coding sequence GTGACGATCACCTCTCCGCACCTCGGCAGCCCCTCCGTCTGGACCGACGCCCGGCTGCTGTACGCCCTGGAGGAAGTGGTCGAGAAGGAACTCAACCGCCATCTGAAGGTGGCCAAGGACTGGATGCCGCACGAGTACGTGCCGTGGACCGACGGCCGTAACTTCCCCGGCCTCTTCGAGGACGGCGAGGCCTGGGACAAGGAGCAGTCCAAGGTCACCGAGATCGGCCGGATCGCGCTGGTGGTCAATCTGCTGACCGAGGACAACCTGCCCAGCTACCACCACGAGATCGCCTCGCTCTTCGGCCGCGAAGGCGCCTGGGGCACCTGGGTGCACCGCTGGACCGCCGAGGAGGGCCGGCACGGCATCGTGATGCGCGACTACCTGCTCACCTCGCGCGCGGTGGACCCGGACAAGCTGGAGCAGTTCCGGATGTCGCACATGAGCGAGGGCTTCGAGTCGGACAACCGGCACTCGATGCTGCACTCGATCGCCTACGTCGCCTTCCAGGAGCTCGCGACCCGTATCTCGCACCGCAACACCGGCCACCAGTCGGGCGACCCGGTCTGCGACCGGATGCTGGCGCGGATCGCGACCGACGAGAACCTGCACATGGTCTTCTACCGGAACCTGCTCAAGGCGGCCTTCGAGCTCGCGCCCGACCTGACCATGCAGGCGGTACGGGACGTCGTCGTCAACTTCCGCATGCCCGGCCACGGCATCCCCGGCTTCGAACGGGCCGCCGCGCAGATGGCCATCGGTGAGGTCTACAACCTGCGCATCCACCACGACGACGTGCTCCAGCCCGTGCTGCGCTTCCTGAAGGTCCTGGAGATCGACGGCCTCGGCCCCGAGGGCGTCAAGGCGCAGGAGGAGCTCGGCCTGTTCATGAACGGGCTGGACACGGAGGCCCGCAAGTTCGACGAGAAGCTGGCGGCGCGCAAGGCGCGGATGGCGGCACGCCGGGCGGTCTGA
- a CDS encoding WhiB family transcriptional regulator has protein sequence MHFETITPADTAWQGQALCAQTGADFFFPEPGSSVREAKRICGLCEMRTACLDYALANDERFGVWGGLSEKERLQLRRTSS, from the coding sequence ATGCACTTCGAAACCATCACCCCCGCGGACACCGCCTGGCAGGGCCAGGCGCTGTGCGCTCAGACCGGGGCGGACTTCTTCTTTCCCGAGCCGGGCAGCTCGGTGCGCGAGGCGAAGCGCATCTGCGGCCTGTGCGAGATGCGCACCGCCTGCCTCGACTACGCCCTGGCCAACGACGAACGCTTCGGCGTCTGGGGCGGCCTGTCCGAGAAGGAACGGCTCCAACTCCGCCGTACGTCCTCCTGA
- a CDS encoding VOC family protein → MLTTRFVNGAPNWIDVGTSDIDGAIHFYGGLFGWEFRSAGPEAGGYGFFQLDDRTVAGAMQTTGEQGPPSWTVYFQSPDAQASAKTAEQAHGRVLMEPMDVMGQGHMALLADQQGVPFGIWQPGLNKGVDVMNEPGTLCWLELYTPDIAAAAGYYNRLLGWETSAVNFPGGSYTCVNPAGEGEDAMFGGLVPLPDDPSEDTAYWLPYFEVTDTDAAVSKARQLGGTVRMEAMDLPDVGRIAKLADPFGARFAVIRSAQPQS, encoded by the coding sequence ATGCTCACCACCCGTTTCGTCAACGGCGCTCCGAACTGGATCGATGTCGGCACCTCCGACATCGACGGCGCCATCCACTTCTACGGCGGTCTCTTCGGCTGGGAGTTCCGGTCGGCGGGGCCCGAGGCCGGCGGCTACGGCTTCTTCCAGCTGGACGACAGGACCGTCGCCGGCGCGATGCAGACCACCGGAGAGCAGGGCCCGCCGTCCTGGACGGTGTACTTCCAGAGCCCGGACGCGCAGGCCTCGGCCAAGACGGCCGAACAGGCGCACGGGCGGGTGCTCATGGAGCCCATGGACGTGATGGGCCAGGGCCACATGGCCCTCCTGGCCGACCAGCAGGGCGTGCCGTTCGGCATCTGGCAGCCGGGGCTGAACAAGGGCGTGGACGTGATGAACGAGCCCGGCACACTGTGCTGGCTGGAGCTGTACACACCGGACATCGCGGCGGCCGCCGGCTACTACAACAGGCTGCTCGGCTGGGAGACGTCGGCGGTGAACTTCCCGGGCGGCTCGTACACGTGCGTGAACCCGGCCGGGGAAGGTGAGGACGCCATGTTCGGCGGCCTGGTCCCGCTGCCCGACGACCCCTCCGAGGACACCGCCTACTGGCTGCCGTACTTCGAGGTCACCGACACGGACGCCGCGGTGAGCAAGGCGCGGCAGCTGGGCGGCACGGTCCGGATGGAGGCCATGGACCTGCCGGACGTGGGCCGCATCGCCAAGCTGGCCGACCCGTTCGGCGCCCGCTTCGCGGTGATCAGGAGCGCGCAGCCGCAGAGTTGA
- a CDS encoding LacI family DNA-binding transcriptional regulator, with protein MSEAVSRPTLEAVAALAGVSRATVSRVVNGGNGVREPLAERVRRAVEELGYVPNQAARTLVTKRHDAVAVVIAEPETRVFADPFFALQLRGISQELTAHDNQLVLLLTEGRDDHARVGRYLAGGHVDGALVFSLHLDDALPGLIQGAGVPTVFGGRPGWSDGTRSAVYVDSDNRGGAREAVRHLVGLGRRRVAHIAGALDQTSAVDRLDGFRDVMAGTDPRLIVEGDFTPAGGERAMRELLDRRPDLDAVFAANDLMAAGALRVLREHGRRVPDDVAVVGFDDMLTVAEQTDPPLTTIRQDIEEMGRLMARLLLRRLSRQPDAPGTDAATGVVLSTTLVRRASA; from the coding sequence GTGTCCGAGGCAGTGTCGCGTCCCACGCTGGAGGCCGTGGCCGCCCTGGCCGGGGTGTCGCGGGCCACCGTCTCGCGGGTGGTCAACGGCGGGAACGGGGTGCGTGAGCCGCTGGCCGAGCGGGTGCGGCGGGCCGTCGAGGAACTCGGGTACGTCCCCAACCAGGCTGCCCGCACCCTGGTGACCAAGCGGCACGACGCCGTCGCCGTCGTCATCGCCGAGCCGGAGACCCGCGTCTTCGCCGACCCCTTCTTCGCGCTCCAACTCCGCGGCATCAGCCAGGAGCTGACCGCCCACGACAACCAACTCGTGCTGCTGCTCACGGAAGGCCGCGACGACCACGCCCGCGTCGGCCGCTATCTCGCCGGCGGACATGTCGACGGCGCGCTGGTGTTCTCCCTGCACCTCGACGACGCCCTGCCCGGACTGATCCAGGGCGCAGGCGTCCCGACCGTGTTCGGCGGTCGCCCCGGCTGGAGCGACGGCACCCGCAGCGCGGTGTACGTCGACAGCGACAACCGGGGCGGTGCCCGCGAAGCCGTACGCCATCTCGTCGGCCTGGGCCGCAGACGCGTCGCGCACATCGCCGGGGCCCTCGACCAGACGTCGGCGGTGGACCGGCTCGACGGCTTCCGGGACGTCATGGCCGGCACCGACCCGCGACTGATCGTGGAGGGCGACTTCACCCCGGCCGGGGGTGAGCGGGCAATGCGCGAACTCCTGGACCGCCGCCCCGACCTGGACGCCGTGTTCGCCGCCAACGACCTCATGGCCGCGGGCGCCCTGCGCGTGCTGCGGGAGCACGGGCGGCGCGTCCCCGACGACGTCGCCGTCGTCGGCTTCGACGACATGCTCACCGTCGCCGAGCAGACCGACCCGCCGCTCACCACGATCCGTCAGGACATCGAGGAGATGGGGCGCCTGATGGCCCGCCTCCTGCTCCGCCGCCTCAGCCGGCAACCCGACGCGCCAGGGACAGACGCGGCGACCGGTGTCGTCCTGTCGACGACGCTCGTACGCCGCGCCTCCGCATAA
- a CDS encoding multicopper oxidase domain-containing protein, whose translation MDRRGFNRRVLLGGAAVATSLSLASEATGAGEAARTAPAGGAVRRIKLYAEKLADGQMGYGFEKGKASIPGPLIELNEGDTVHIEFENTMDVPVSLHVHGLDYEITSDGTKLNKSHVEPGATRTYTWRTHAPGRRKDGTWRAGSAGYWHYHDHVVGTEHGTGGLRKGLYGPVIVRRKGDILPDRTHTIVFNDMLINNRPPHTGPDFEATVGDRVEFVVITHGEYYHTFHMHGHRWADNRTGMLTGPDDPSQVIDNKITGPADSFGFQVIAGEGVGAGAWMYHCHVQSHSDMGMVGLFLVKKPDGTIPGYEPHHPHAQQGSHQH comes from the coding sequence ATGGACAGACGTGGGTTCAACCGGCGGGTCCTCCTGGGCGGCGCCGCCGTCGCGACATCGTTGTCCCTGGCATCCGAGGCGACCGGCGCCGGTGAGGCGGCCCGGACGGCTCCGGCCGGGGGTGCGGTCAGGCGCATCAAGCTCTACGCCGAGAAGCTCGCCGACGGGCAGATGGGCTACGGCTTCGAGAAGGGCAAGGCGTCGATTCCCGGTCCGCTGATCGAGCTCAACGAAGGCGACACCGTGCACATCGAGTTCGAGAACACGATGGATGTGCCGGTCAGCCTGCACGTGCACGGCCTGGACTACGAAATCACCAGCGACGGCACCAAGTTGAACAAGAGCCATGTGGAGCCGGGCGCCACCCGCACCTACACCTGGCGCACCCACGCCCCCGGCCGCCGCAAGGACGGCACCTGGCGGGCGGGCAGCGCCGGCTACTGGCACTACCACGACCACGTGGTGGGCACGGAGCACGGCACCGGCGGACTGAGGAAGGGCCTGTACGGCCCGGTGATCGTCCGCAGGAAGGGCGACATCCTCCCGGACCGCACCCATACGATCGTCTTCAACGACATGCTGATCAACAACAGGCCGCCGCACACCGGCCCCGACTTCGAGGCCACGGTGGGCGACCGGGTCGAGTTCGTCGTGATCACCCACGGCGAGTACTACCACACCTTCCACATGCACGGTCACCGCTGGGCCGACAACCGCACCGGCATGCTGACCGGCCCCGACGACCCCAGCCAGGTCATCGACAACAAGATCACCGGCCCGGCCGACTCCTTCGGTTTCCAGGTGATCGCGGGGGAGGGTGTGGGCGCCGGGGCGTGGATGTACCACTGCCATGTGCAGAGCCACTCGGACATGGGGATGGTGGGGCTGTTCCTGGTGAAGAAGCCGGACGGGACGATTCCGGGTTATGAGCCGCATCATCCGCACGCGCAGCAAGGGTCGCACCAGCACTGA